The Candidatus Nanopelagicus abundans genome includes a region encoding these proteins:
- a CDS encoding YlxR family protein: MFSKKLRQRSCIACRGLDNRTDLIRTVLVGNEIKVDLNHRMPGRGAWLHSKCFLVAVERKAFNRSFNYEGQIKVKELEDYLKNLSN, translated from the coding sequence ATGTTCAGTAAAAAGCTACGGCAACGCAGTTGTATCGCTTGTCGAGGCTTAGATAACCGAACAGATTTGATTCGCACGGTTCTAGTCGGCAATGAAATAAAGGTCGATTTAAATCATCGAATGCCTGGTCGGGGAGCATGGCTTCACAGCAAATGTTTTCTGGTAGCAGTTGAACGAAAAGCTTTTAATCGTTCCTTCAATTATGAGGGGCAGATTAAAGTGAAAGAGTTAGAAGATTACTTAAAAAACTTAAGTAATTAA
- the rimP gene encoding ribosome maturation factor RimP — MGKKEDISAAITPALEALGFYLEDVTIISAGRRSMLTVIVDGDTHLSLDQVTSATKAIGEIVESVQSLGETPFTLEVTSPGLDRPLTKVRHWQKNINRLVKVVLLDGSEIKGRIKDVNEVSATVDKKNINYSDIKRVTLEIEFKPVTK; from the coding sequence ATGGGAAAGAAAGAAGATATATCTGCGGCGATTACTCCCGCACTAGAAGCCCTCGGTTTTTACCTTGAGGATGTAACAATTATTTCTGCAGGGCGGCGAAGCATGCTCACAGTTATTGTTGATGGTGATACTCATTTATCTCTTGATCAAGTTACCTCTGCAACTAAAGCAATTGGTGAGATAGTAGAAAGTGTTCAAAGTTTGGGTGAAACCCCATTTACATTAGAGGTCACCTCACCTGGACTAGATCGCCCACTAACTAAGGTTCGTCATTGGCAAAAAAATATTAACAGGCTGGTAAAAGTTGTTTTATTAGATGGATCAGAAATTAAAGGAAGAATAAAAGATGTTAATGAAGTAAGTGCCACAGTTGATAAAAAAAATATTAATTATTCTGATATTAAGCGGGTAACTCTTGAAATTGAGTTTAAGCCGGTGACTAAGTGA
- the nusA gene encoding transcription termination factor NusA, translating to MSVDVAALKILAEEKKLPLERLINAIENEVAKVYAELPVAKPHGRAVLNRQTGEILIYIPLLGPDGDRIDTVTDNPDGFAKLADKTARKVIKEKMREAKDLEVVTEFSGSVGDVIGGIVQQGRDAEVIYVSLGRVEGKIPPAEQVKGEVYKHGDRIKCFVVDVKQGEKGPEVTLSRTHPAFVKMLFALEAPEVKERVVDIVGIAREPGARTKLSVRTHRAGVSAKGALIGPQGSRAQNVMNELNGEKIDIIDFSDDPATYVANALAPARVTSVEIVDLESKSAKVIVPDFQLSLAIGKDGQNARLAARLTQWRIDIHPDNPVTSIKAENVEGAVDISPVEGA from the coding sequence GTGAGTGTTGATGTAGCAGCACTTAAAATACTTGCTGAAGAAAAAAAATTACCACTTGAGCGATTAATAAATGCAATTGAAAATGAGGTAGCTAAAGTTTATGCCGAGCTACCAGTTGCTAAGCCGCATGGGCGAGCAGTTTTAAATCGCCAAACTGGTGAAATCCTTATTTATATTCCATTACTTGGACCAGATGGTGATCGCATCGATACCGTTACCGATAATCCAGATGGTTTTGCAAAACTAGCTGATAAAACTGCGCGTAAGGTTATTAAAGAAAAAATGCGCGAAGCTAAAGACCTTGAGGTAGTTACAGAATTTTCTGGCTCCGTTGGCGATGTAATTGGTGGGATTGTGCAGCAAGGTAGGGATGCTGAAGTTATTTATGTAAGTTTAGGAAGAGTTGAAGGAAAAATTCCACCTGCTGAGCAAGTAAAAGGTGAGGTATATAAACATGGCGATCGAATTAAATGTTTTGTTGTAGATGTTAAGCAAGGTGAGAAAGGTCCGGAGGTAACACTTTCTAGAACCCACCCTGCATTTGTAAAAATGCTATTTGCATTAGAGGCTCCTGAAGTTAAAGAGCGAGTTGTAGATATTGTTGGAATTGCTAGAGAACCTGGAGCAAGAACTAAGTTATCAGTTAGAACACACCGAGCAGGAGTTAGCGCAAAAGGAGCATTAATAGGACCGCAAGGATCTAGAGCGCAAAATGTAATGAATGAATTAAATGGAGAAAAAATTGACATTATTGATTTCTCTGATGATCCAGCAACTTATGTTGCTAATGCGTTAGCGCCAGCTCGAGTTACATCAGTTGAAATTGTTGATTTAGAAAGTAAGTCAGCCAAGGTAATAGTTCCAGACTTTCAATTATCACTTGCAATTGGCAAAGATGGCCAAAATGCCAGGCTGGCTGCTCGCCTTACCCAGTGGCGAATTGATATCCACCCAGATAATCCAGTGACTTCAATTAAGGCGGAAAACGTAGAGGGTGCGGTAGATATTTCTCCTGTTGAAGGGGCTTAG
- the infB gene encoding translation initiation factor IF-2, whose amino-acid sequence MAKVRVYELAKELGLESKELLAKLVEVGEFVRSASSTVEAPVVRKLMDKFPDLMPAEAAPKAKKSPAKKAAAKITVKVEDLPPELQQMIEDATPISKPVVPPRAANNPFSTTPNAASAGSSMPRPPRAGNNPFSSGSGASRPPARPIRPGEAGRTPGKIQPGQRPPMSGARPGSVRPGFAARPPQSNPRPANAAGSSRPTTGSSPYRSPSASPTGSPFGGKGGGRPPQRGGAAGAFGKGGKGKGKNRGQKSKKERREDFENLPAPQLGGAVVPRGDGKTVVRMRRGATLMDFAEKISADPAALVSALFHLGEMVTATQSVDEDTFTVLGAELGFIIQIVSPEDEDRELLEEFDINLEQELAQIDPEDLVVRSPIVTVMGHVDHGKTRLLDAIRSTEVVKSEAGGITQHIGAYQIHHDHNGTNRAITFIDTPGHEAFTAMRARGAKVTDIAVLVVAADDGVMPQTIEALNHAQAADVPIVVAVNKMDKEGANPDKIRQQLTEYNLIAEEYGGQTMFVNVSALSGNGIDNLIDAILLTADAAIDLRAIADDIARGVAIEANLDKGRGPVATVLVQRGTLHVGDAIVAGGAYGRVRAMLDEHGEAVEFAGPSRPVQVLGFTSVPGAGDSFIVAEDDRTARQIAEKRQLASRNASLAKARKKVSLEDFLEQSKVSTLNLILKGDVSGSVEALEDALLQLDVGTEVDLRVIHRGVGAITKNDVTLASASTAVIIGFNVKPEPQTAVFAEHEGVEVKFYTVIYKAIEEIEASLKGLLKPEFEEVVLGNAEVRDIFKSSKFGNIAGCIVSDGNIRRNAKVRTMRAGVVIGENLSIESLRRFKDDATEVREGFECGIGLGSFKELQVGDVIQVYENREKKRA is encoded by the coding sequence GTGGCCAAGGTCCGCGTTTATGAATTAGCTAAAGAGTTAGGGCTTGAAAGTAAAGAGCTACTAGCAAAGTTAGTAGAGGTCGGCGAATTCGTTCGATCTGCATCATCAACAGTTGAAGCACCAGTTGTGCGAAAGTTGATGGATAAATTTCCTGATTTAATGCCGGCTGAAGCTGCGCCGAAAGCAAAGAAATCACCTGCGAAAAAAGCAGCTGCAAAAATAACTGTAAAAGTTGAAGATCTACCTCCTGAGCTACAACAAATGATTGAAGATGCCACACCAATCTCAAAACCAGTAGTACCTCCTCGCGCAGCTAATAATCCTTTTTCAACAACACCTAACGCAGCATCTGCTGGCAGTTCTATGCCAAGGCCGCCACGTGCTGGAAATAATCCATTTAGTTCAGGTAGCGGTGCAAGCCGTCCACCTGCAAGACCAATTCGTCCAGGTGAAGCAGGACGCACACCAGGAAAAATACAACCAGGACAACGTCCGCCAATGTCAGGTGCACGTCCTGGTTCAGTACGCCCAGGTTTTGCTGCACGTCCGCCACAAAGTAATCCACGTCCAGCAAATGCTGCTGGTAGTTCACGTCCAACAACTGGTTCATCTCCTTATCGCTCACCATCTGCATCACCAACTGGTTCACCATTTGGCGGTAAAGGTGGAGGTCGGCCACCACAAAGAGGTGGGGCTGCAGGTGCTTTTGGTAAAGGCGGAAAAGGTAAAGGAAAAAATAGAGGACAAAAGAGTAAAAAAGAAAGACGCGAAGATTTTGAGAATTTACCAGCACCACAATTAGGTGGCGCAGTTGTTCCGAGGGGCGACGGTAAAACTGTAGTTCGCATGAGGCGCGGTGCAACATTGATGGATTTTGCTGAAAAAATTAGCGCAGATCCGGCCGCATTAGTTTCAGCCTTATTTCATTTAGGTGAGATGGTTACCGCAACTCAATCAGTTGATGAAGATACCTTCACAGTACTTGGCGCAGAGCTAGGTTTCATCATTCAAATCGTAAGTCCTGAGGATGAAGACCGTGAGTTACTGGAAGAGTTTGATATTAATTTAGAGCAAGAGTTAGCTCAGATTGATCCAGAGGATCTAGTAGTGCGCTCGCCAATTGTCACAGTAATGGGACATGTTGATCATGGTAAGACCAGGTTGTTAGATGCAATTAGATCTACTGAGGTTGTTAAGTCAGAGGCTGGTGGCATTACTCAGCATATTGGTGCCTATCAAATTCATCATGATCACAATGGAACAAATAGAGCAATTACATTTATTGATACCCCAGGACATGAAGCCTTTACCGCAATGCGTGCACGAGGTGCGAAGGTAACTGATATCGCAGTTCTTGTAGTGGCAGCTGATGATGGTGTTATGCCGCAAACAATTGAAGCCTTAAACCACGCTCAAGCAGCTGATGTTCCAATTGTGGTTGCAGTTAATAAAATGGATAAAGAAGGTGCTAATCCAGACAAGATACGTCAACAATTAACTGAGTACAACCTAATTGCCGAAGAGTATGGCGGACAAACAATGTTTGTTAACGTTTCAGCTCTTTCTGGAAATGGAATTGATAATTTAATTGATGCAATTTTACTAACAGCAGATGCTGCCATTGATCTACGCGCAATTGCAGATGACATAGCAAGAGGTGTTGCAATTGAAGCAAATCTAGATAAGGGACGTGGTCCAGTTGCTACTGTGTTAGTACAACGTGGAACTCTTCATGTTGGTGATGCAATTGTTGCCGGTGGAGCATATGGTCGCGTACGTGCGATGCTAGATGAGCATGGTGAAGCAGTTGAATTTGCTGGACCATCTCGGCCTGTTCAAGTTCTTGGCTTTACCTCTGTTCCAGGAGCTGGTGATTCATTTATTGTTGCTGAAGATGATCGAACTGCTCGCCAGATTGCCGAGAAGCGTCAGTTAGCTTCTCGTAATGCATCCCTGGCTAAGGCTCGTAAGAAGGTTTCATTAGAAGACTTCCTTGAGCAATCAAAGGTAAGTACTTTGAACTTAATTCTTAAAGGTGACGTTTCTGGATCTGTTGAAGCGTTAGAAGATGCGTTACTTCAACTAGATGTTGGTACTGAAGTTGACTTAAGAGTTATTCACCGTGGTGTTGGCGCTATCACTAAGAACGATGTTACTTTGGCATCAGCTTCAACTGCTGTAATTATTGGCTTTAATGTTAAGCCAGAACCACAAACTGCAGTATTTGCTGAACATGAAGGTGTTGAGGTCAAGTTCTACACCGTTATTTATAAGGCGATTGAAGAGATCGAAGCATCACTTAAGGGATTACTAAAGCCTGAGTTTGAAGAGGTAGTTCTTGGTAATGCTGAAGTTCGCGATATCTTCAAATCAAGTAAGTTTGGAAATATTGCTGGTTGCATAGTCTCTGACGGAAATATTCGCCGAAATGCAAAGGTGCGCACAATGCGTGCTGGTGTAGTAATTGGTGAGAATTTAAGCATTGAATCTCTTCGTAGATTTAAAGATGATGCTACCGAGGTTCGAGAGGGCTTTGAGTGCGGTATCGGTCTTGGATCATTTAAAGAGCTACAAGTTGGCGATGTAATTCAGGTTTATGAGAACCGTGAGAAAAAGCGGGCCTAA
- a CDS encoding sulfite exporter TauE/SafE family protein, with amino-acid sequence MSFEVLIFLALASGFAGFVDAMAGGGGLIQLPALLIGLPNKELPLILGTNKVPSIFGTTAAARNYFKNIKPDIPLTISMMGPAFIGSITGAAFAATIPKDFFKPFIVFLLITVAIYTWRKPALGMNENLKFTHKKRLLFVALIGLLIGFYDGIFGPGTGTFLVFFLVSGIGYAFLKASATAKLVNIATNAGAILSFQLTGHIWWQLGLLLAFANVAGAVIGSRLAIKGGSPLVRKVFLAVIFLLIARVAWDTFIS; translated from the coding sequence ATGAGTTTTGAAGTTTTAATTTTTCTAGCTCTTGCCTCAGGCTTTGCTGGCTTCGTAGATGCAATGGCTGGTGGCGGGGGACTTATTCAGTTACCAGCCTTACTAATTGGGTTACCAAATAAGGAGCTCCCACTAATTTTAGGAACAAATAAAGTTCCTTCAATTTTTGGTACAACAGCGGCAGCTCGTAATTACTTTAAAAATATTAAACCCGATATTCCATTAACAATTTCGATGATGGGACCAGCATTTATTGGCTCTATTACAGGTGCTGCTTTTGCCGCTACTATTCCAAAAGATTTTTTTAAGCCATTTATTGTATTTTTATTAATTACTGTCGCCATTTATACCTGGCGAAAGCCAGCACTTGGCATGAATGAAAATCTTAAATTTACTCATAAAAAAAGATTGCTCTTTGTTGCATTAATCGGATTATTAATTGGTTTCTATGATGGCATTTTTGGACCTGGTACCGGAACCTTTTTAGTCTTTTTTCTAGTCTCAGGTATCGGTTATGCATTCTTAAAAGCATCTGCAACTGCAAAATTAGTTAACATAGCAACGAATGCGGGCGCCATATTAAGTTTTCAACTAACCGGACATATCTGGTGGCAATTAGGCTTACTGCTAGCTTTTGCAAATGTGGCGGGCGCAGTAATTGGCTCACGCCTTGCAATTAAAGGTGGATCGCCATTGGTTCGTAAAGTTTTTCTAGCTGTAATCTTCTTACTCATCGCTCGCGTTGCTTGGGATACATTTATAAGTTAA